From Odontesthes bonariensis isolate fOdoBon6 chromosome 21, fOdoBon6.hap1, whole genome shotgun sequence, a single genomic window includes:
- the LOC142372071 gene encoding somatostatin receptor type 2-like: MDSWIFSSNPPNLSDHLLYDSFVQFNGSNLNNRSDTDHSFNRTSTVVITFMYFLVCAVGLCGNALVIYVILRYAKMKTVTNIYILNLAVADVLFMLGLPFIAIQLALVHWPFGPVLCRVVMTVDSLNQFTSIFCLMVMSIDRYLAVVHPIKSTKWRKPRMAKTINLAVWGVSLLVNLPIVIYSGLITKQDGCFCTIVWPEPQEAYYTAFMFYTFILGFFLPLTVICLCYLFIIIKVKSSGIRVSSSKRKRSERKVTRMVSIVVAVFVFCWLPFYVFNVTSVTGTISTTPFLRSTFAFVVVLGYANSCANPILYAFLSENFKKSFQNVLCLKKVGGLDEVERSDSRQDKSRMMNDPTETQSTLLNGDLQTSI, encoded by the coding sequence ATGGACTCCTGGATATTCTCATCAAACCCTCCGAACTTGTCGGACCACCTGTTGTATGACAGCTTCGTGCAGTTTAATGGGTCGAACCTGAACAACAGGAGCGACACAGACCATAGCTTCAACAGAACCAGCACAGTGGTCATCACTTTTATGTACTTTCTGGTTTGTGCTGTGGGTCTCTGTGGAAATGCTCTTGTCATCTACGTTATCCTGCGCTATGCTAAGATGAAGACAGTCACCAACATCTACATCCTCAACTTGGCAGTGGCAGATGTGCTCTTCATGCTGGGCCTTCCTTTCATCGCCATCCAATTGGCACTGGTCCACTGGCCGTTCGGGCCCGTGCTCTGCAGGGTCGTGATGACTGTCGACTCCCTGAACCAGTTCACTTCAATCTTTTGCCTGATGGTAATGAGCATTGACCGCTACCTGGCGGTGGTTCATCCAATTAAGTCCACAAAGTGGCGGAAGCCCCGCATGGCCAAGACGATCAACCTGGCAGTGTGGGGGGTGTCTTTGCTGGTTAATCTGCCAATCGTTATATACAGTGGCCTGATTACAAAGCAAGACGGCTGCTTCTGCACCATTGTGTGGCCTGAGCCTCAAGAGGCTTACTACACAGCATTCATGTTCTACACCTTCATTCTGGGCTTCTTCCTGCCCCTTACAGTCATCTGCCTTTGCTACCTGTTCATCATCATCAAGGTGAAGTCTTCAGGCATTCGTGTGAGTTCCTCCAAGAGGAAGCGATCAGAAAGAAAGGTAACCAGGATGGTGTCCATCGTGGTGGcagtgtttgttttctgctgGCTGCCTTTTTACGTCTTCAACGTGACCTCAGTGACTGGCACCATCAGCACCACTCCCTTTCTGAGAAGCACCTTTGCGTTTGTGGTGGTTCTGGGATACGCCAACAGCTGTGCAAACCCCATTCTTTATGCCTTCCTATCGGAGAACTTCAAGAAGAGTTTCCAGAATGTTCTCTGTCTTAAGAAGGTAGGAGGGCTGGATGAGGTTGAGCGCAGCGACAGCCGGCAGGACAAATCCCGAATGATGAATGACcccacagagacccagagtACTCTGCTGAATGGTGACCTGCAAACCAGCATTTAA